In a single window of the Amycolatopsis sp. cg5 genome:
- a CDS encoding sporulation protein: protein MFQKVLASFGSGGARIDARLLDRSVLPGRPLRGEVVLVGGDVDQEINALSITLLARVEVPGERASITDLTFGTQQLSGREHVAPGQQVRIPFEIQLPWETPISSVFGKPLTGIAVGLQTQLDLANSVADPQDVDAAAIEPLPAQKRILDALSRIGFTFRDAALEQGRINGARQQLPFFQEIRFAPSPRFAPVFDGLAVTFLSTADETQVVLEVTKRVRVSKSGGFGGRGQEFLGMFKVAHANIDGVKWEAQLEGWLHEVAKPRGIFD from the coding sequence ATGTTCCAGAAGGTGCTCGCGAGCTTCGGCTCCGGCGGCGCGCGCATCGACGCCCGCCTGCTCGACCGTTCCGTACTGCCGGGCAGGCCGCTGCGCGGTGAGGTCGTGCTGGTCGGCGGTGACGTCGACCAGGAGATCAACGCGCTCTCGATCACCCTGCTCGCCCGCGTCGAGGTGCCGGGCGAGCGCGCGTCGATCACGGACCTGACCTTCGGCACCCAGCAGCTCTCCGGCCGCGAGCACGTCGCGCCGGGTCAGCAGGTCCGCATCCCGTTCGAGATCCAGCTGCCGTGGGAGACGCCGATCTCGAGCGTCTTCGGCAAACCGCTGACCGGCATCGCCGTCGGCCTGCAGACCCAGCTCGACCTGGCGAACTCCGTCGCCGACCCGCAGGACGTCGACGCCGCGGCCATCGAGCCGCTGCCTGCGCAGAAGCGGATCTTGGACGCGCTGAGCCGGATCGGCTTCACGTTCCGCGACGCCGCGCTGGAGCAGGGCCGCATCAACGGCGCCCGCCAGCAGCTGCCGTTCTTCCAGGAGATCCGCTTCGCGCCTTCGCCGCGGTTCGCGCCGGTGTTCGACGGGCTCGCGGTGACGTTCCTGTCGACGGCCGACGAGACGCAGGTGGTGCTCGAAGTGACCAAGCGGGTCCGGGTGAGCAAGTCCGGCGGCTTCGGCGGGCGCGGCCAAGAGTTCCTGGGCATGTTCAAGGTCGCGCACGCGAACATCGACGGCGTGAAGTGGGAAGCCCAGCTCGAAGGCTGGCTCCACGAGGTCGCCAAGCCGCGCGGGATCTTCGATTGA
- a CDS encoding pseudouridine-5'-phosphate glycosidase — protein MASKPPQLILTDEVAGALQDGNPVVALESTILSHGLPPGRNLDVARRLERLVRAAGAVPATIAVLDGVPRIGLSDTELERVCAPGEDLDKLSLRDLGPAVGLGRSGATTVASTASLAAAAGIGVFATGGLGGVHLNAAQTWDISADLGVLATAGVVVVASGVKSVLDIPATLEVLETNSVPVLGYRTDHFPAFYRRSSGHDVPWRVDTPEQAAAVIAAHRTFASSGVLLTNPIPEESEMDLALHDRLLAEGLELLRVNDIHGQDVTPTLLEHFHTASDGVSLDANEALVLSNAQLASEVAVALS, from the coding sequence GTGGCTAGCAAACCTCCCCAGCTGATTCTCACCGACGAGGTGGCCGGCGCGCTGCAGGACGGCAACCCCGTCGTCGCGCTGGAGAGCACGATCCTCTCCCACGGCCTGCCGCCGGGCCGCAACCTCGACGTCGCACGCCGCCTGGAGCGGCTCGTGCGCGCCGCGGGCGCGGTGCCCGCGACCATCGCGGTGCTCGACGGCGTCCCCCGGATCGGGCTCTCGGACACCGAACTCGAGCGCGTCTGCGCGCCCGGCGAGGACCTCGACAAGCTCTCGCTGCGCGACCTCGGCCCCGCGGTCGGCCTCGGCCGCTCCGGCGCGACGACCGTGGCGAGCACCGCCTCGCTCGCGGCGGCCGCCGGGATCGGCGTGTTCGCCACCGGCGGGCTCGGCGGGGTGCACCTCAACGCGGCGCAGACCTGGGACATCTCGGCCGACCTCGGCGTGCTGGCCACGGCGGGAGTCGTGGTGGTCGCGTCCGGCGTCAAGTCGGTGCTGGACATCCCGGCCACGCTCGAGGTGCTGGAGACCAACTCGGTGCCGGTGCTCGGCTACCGCACCGACCACTTCCCGGCGTTCTACCGCCGCTCGTCCGGCCACGACGTCCCGTGGCGCGTCGACACCCCGGAGCAGGCGGCCGCGGTGATCGCCGCGCACCGGACGTTCGCTTCTTCGGGCGTGCTGCTGACCAATCCGATCCCCGAAGAGTCCGAAATGGACTTGGCGCTGCACGACCGGCTGCTCGCCGAGGGCCTGGAACTGTTGCGTGTCAACGACATCCACGGCCAGGACGTCACGCCGACGCTGCTGGAGCACTTCCACACCGCCAGCGACGGCGTGAGCCTCGACGCCAACGAGGCGCTCGTCCTGTCCAACGCCCAGCTCGCCTCGGAGGTCGCGGTGGCACTGTCATGA
- a CDS encoding carbohydrate kinase family protein encodes MSVIVVGDAGLDVVARPHGEIPHGGDVRARIEFTGGGSGANTALWLRAYGAEPTLIARIGDDPGGRLIRAELEAAGVRCAFTVDPDAATCCVVCLVDGDGQRSMLADRGANARFEPADVDPAVLAGARHLHLSGYVLLDPSSRPAGLAALAAAKEAGLTTSVDPQAAAHLTKDPAGFLDDVRGIDLLMPNTEELVALTGSADPAAARELLEVARAVVVTAGLNGASWVDADGITSVPSEPAECIDSTGAGDAFDAGVLGAWLNGESTVDVLRAGVKLGAKAVGQIGPQP; translated from the coding sequence ATGAGCGTGATCGTGGTCGGCGACGCGGGCCTGGACGTGGTCGCGCGGCCGCACGGGGAGATCCCGCACGGCGGCGACGTCCGCGCGCGCATCGAGTTCACCGGCGGCGGATCGGGCGCGAACACCGCGCTGTGGCTGCGCGCGTACGGCGCCGAGCCGACGCTGATCGCCCGCATCGGCGACGACCCCGGCGGCAGGCTCATCCGCGCCGAGCTCGAAGCCGCGGGCGTGCGCTGCGCGTTCACCGTCGACCCGGACGCCGCCACCTGCTGCGTGGTCTGCCTCGTCGACGGCGACGGCCAGCGCAGCATGCTCGCCGACCGCGGCGCCAACGCCCGCTTCGAGCCGGCCGACGTCGACCCGGCGGTCCTCGCCGGAGCCCGTCACCTGCACCTGTCCGGCTACGTCCTGCTCGACCCCTCCTCGCGGCCCGCAGGCCTGGCCGCGCTCGCCGCCGCGAAGGAGGCCGGGCTGACCACCTCGGTCGACCCGCAGGCCGCGGCGCACCTCACGAAGGACCCGGCCGGGTTCCTCGACGACGTGCGCGGCATCGACCTGCTCATGCCGAACACCGAGGAACTGGTCGCGCTGACCGGCTCCGCCGACCCGGCCGCGGCCAGGGAACTCCTGGAGGTAGCACGCGCCGTCGTGGTCACCGCGGGCCTCAACGGCGCGAGCTGGGTCGACGCCGACGGCATCACGTCGGTCCCGTCCGAGCCTGCCGAGTGCATCGACTCCACAGGCGCGGGCGACGCCTTCGACGCGGGCGTGCTCGGCGCCTGGCTCAACGGAGAGTCCACTGTGGACGTTCTGCGTGCCGGGGTGAAACTGGGCGCCAAGGCCGTCGGCCAGATCGGCCCCCAGCCCTAG
- a CDS encoding DUF3099 domain-containing protein, with protein sequence MGGGVVTRPANEPVLITGAARSYKDQLADRKRKYMIMMGLRFPCLILAGVFYQTWWLALTLVAISVPLPWMAVLIANDGPARKKEKVNRYTPDATKIESGTHRIIEGS encoded by the coding sequence ATGGGAGGTGGTGTCGTGACCAGACCCGCCAACGAGCCGGTGCTCATCACCGGGGCGGCCCGGTCGTACAAAGACCAGCTGGCCGACCGCAAACGCAAGTACATGATCATGATGGGACTCCGGTTCCCCTGCCTGATCCTGGCCGGCGTCTTCTATCAGACGTGGTGGCTCGCGCTGACCCTCGTCGCGATCTCCGTGCCGCTGCCGTGGATGGCGGTGCTCATCGCCAACGACGGTCCCGCCCGCAAGAAGGAAAAGGTCAACCGGTACACCCCGGACGCGACCAAGATCGAGTCCGGCACCCACCGGATCATCGAAGGCTCCTGA
- a CDS encoding amidohydrolase, which translates to MTPVLAPLEAALPGLEAFYLDLHRHPELAFTETRTAGIVAERLAADGFEVRTGLAGTGVLGVLRNGDGPNVMLRADMDALPVEEKTGLDYASTVDGVMHACGHDMHVTWLAGAARLLAEGRSRWSGTLQVVFQPGEEVGDGATGMIRDGVFETAGKPDVVLGQHIVPGPAGWVLTRPGVIMAATDALRVTLHGRGGHGSRPETTVDPVVLAASIVLKLQTIVSREVSATESAVVTVGMLHAGTAHNIIPDHAVLEVNVRSFDEIVRAKVLAAVERIINGEATTAGAPKPPDIERIGSFPVTANDDTTTARLTTLFRAHFGADRTMEAPLVTGSEDFSEFGRAAAVPSVFWLVGGADADTVLAAIGAGRFEQDIPSNHSPLFAPVLHPTLRTGVETLVVGALGHLGVA; encoded by the coding sequence ATGACACCCGTGCTCGCCCCGCTCGAGGCCGCGTTACCCGGCTTGGAAGCGTTCTACCTCGACCTGCACCGGCACCCTGAGCTGGCCTTCACCGAGACGCGCACCGCCGGGATCGTCGCCGAGCGGCTCGCGGCCGACGGCTTCGAGGTGCGCACCGGGCTGGCCGGCACCGGCGTGCTCGGCGTGCTGCGCAACGGCGACGGGCCGAACGTCATGCTGCGCGCGGACATGGACGCGCTGCCCGTCGAGGAGAAGACCGGGCTGGACTACGCGAGCACCGTCGACGGCGTGATGCACGCCTGTGGGCACGACATGCACGTCACCTGGCTCGCGGGCGCGGCCAGGCTGCTCGCCGAGGGACGCTCGCGCTGGTCCGGCACCCTGCAGGTCGTCTTTCAGCCGGGCGAAGAGGTCGGCGACGGCGCGACCGGCATGATCCGCGACGGCGTCTTCGAGACGGCGGGCAAGCCGGATGTCGTGCTGGGACAGCACATCGTGCCCGGACCGGCGGGCTGGGTGCTGACCAGGCCCGGCGTGATCATGGCCGCGACCGACGCGCTGCGCGTCACCCTGCACGGCCGGGGCGGGCATGGTTCGCGGCCGGAGACGACCGTCGACCCGGTCGTGCTGGCCGCGTCGATCGTGCTGAAACTGCAGACGATCGTCTCGCGTGAGGTGTCCGCGACCGAGTCGGCCGTGGTCACCGTCGGGATGCTGCACGCGGGCACCGCGCACAACATCATCCCCGACCACGCGGTGCTCGAGGTCAACGTCCGCAGCTTCGACGAGATCGTCCGCGCCAAGGTGCTCGCCGCCGTCGAACGCATCATCAACGGCGAGGCCACGACCGCCGGCGCCCCCAAGCCACCGGACATCGAGCGCATCGGCAGCTTCCCCGTCACCGCCAACGACGACACGACGACCGCTCGCCTCACCACTCTGTTCCGCGCGCACTTCGGCGCCGACCGGACGATGGAGGCGCCGCTGGTCACCGGCAGCGAGGACTTCAGCGAGTTCGGCCGCGCGGCAGCCGTCCCGTCGGTGTTCTGGCTGGTCGGGGGAGCCGACGCGGACACCGTGCTCGCCGCGATCGGCGCCGGCCGCTTCGAGCAGGACATCCCGTCGAACCACTCGCCACTGTTCGCGCCCGTACTCCACCCGACACTGCGCACCGGCGTCGAGACGCTGGTCGTCGGCGCGCTCGGTCACCTGGGTGTCGCCTGA
- a CDS encoding methyltransferase encodes MTALPAVSTDLPVFSADLCDRLREAFLRAGYHADGVIDALGGAANAAFGRGEPELAHRASLDAGDLGTLIRLFLLGETEAEADAKSAFAPVSIDEAIAVGLLRLTSNGVRAGLDVRPHGDDEGGAWWVFSDLDPDLLGHSVPGHHVLGVGHASLSLVRATTRRPVGTLLDLGTGNGVQALHASRHAQRVTATDVSARALALAEATFRLNQLDVELVKGEWFAPVARRRFDQIVCNPPFVVGPPRVDYTYRDSGLAGDDASALVVRQLPSFLNDGGVGQLLASWLHVDGEDWTDRVSRWLPAETDAWFVQRDVADPGLYVGTWLRDAGIDPRSPEGRAKSADWLDWFDANNVDGVGFGFVTLRRSGGKTPTIVAEDLRQAYDDPLGAEAATWLDRVDWLRDNGDVVLETSFQVPKTVLLERVDELGPEGWLTTVRRLHRTDGPGWQHEVDELAGRLLAGCQGALPLEDLIELLAAAQGLSAEELSASAVPVVRELVRHGMLLPVR; translated from the coding sequence ATGACAGCATTACCCGCTGTGAGCACTGATCTTCCTGTCTTCTCCGCCGACCTCTGCGACCGGCTGCGCGAGGCCTTCCTGCGCGCCGGCTATCACGCGGACGGGGTGATCGACGCGCTCGGCGGCGCCGCCAACGCGGCCTTCGGGCGCGGTGAACCCGAGCTCGCGCACCGCGCCAGCCTCGACGCGGGCGACCTCGGCACGCTGATCAGGCTCTTCCTGCTCGGCGAGACCGAAGCGGAGGCCGACGCCAAGTCCGCGTTCGCGCCGGTGAGCATCGACGAGGCGATCGCCGTCGGCCTGCTGCGGCTGACGAGCAACGGCGTGCGCGCCGGGCTGGACGTCCGCCCGCACGGCGACGACGAGGGCGGCGCCTGGTGGGTCTTCTCCGATCTGGACCCCGATCTGCTCGGTCACTCCGTGCCGGGCCATCACGTGCTCGGGGTCGGGCACGCGTCGTTGAGCCTGGTCAGGGCGACGACCAGGCGGCCGGTCGGCACGCTGCTCGATCTCGGCACCGGCAACGGCGTCCAGGCGCTGCACGCGTCGCGGCACGCCCAGCGCGTCACCGCGACCGACGTCTCGGCGCGCGCGCTCGCGCTGGCCGAGGCGACGTTCCGGCTCAACCAGCTCGATGTCGAGCTGGTCAAGGGTGAGTGGTTCGCGCCGGTCGCGCGGCGCAGGTTCGACCAGATCGTCTGCAATCCGCCGTTCGTCGTCGGACCGCCGCGCGTCGACTACACCTACCGCGACTCCGGGCTCGCCGGTGACGACGCGAGCGCGCTCGTCGTGCGCCAGCTGCCGTCCTTCCTCAACGACGGCGGTGTCGGGCAGCTGCTCGCGTCGTGGCTGCATGTGGACGGCGAGGACTGGACCGATCGGGTGAGCCGCTGGCTGCCCGCCGAGACGGACGCCTGGTTCGTGCAGCGTGACGTCGCCGATCCCGGCCTCTACGTCGGCACCTGGCTGCGGGACGCGGGCATCGACCCGCGCTCCCCCGAAGGCCGCGCCAAATCCGCGGACTGGCTCGATTGGTTCGACGCCAACAACGTGGACGGCGTCGGCTTCGGGTTCGTCACACTGCGCCGTTCGGGTGGCAAGACGCCGACGATCGTCGCGGAAGACCTCCGCCAGGCGTACGACGATCCGCTGGGCGCCGAGGCGGCGACCTGGCTCGATCGCGTCGACTGGTTGCGGGACAACGGCGACGTGGTGCTGGAGACCAGCTTCCAGGTGCCCAAGACCGTGCTGCTCGAACGCGTCGACGAGCTGGGCCCGGAAGGGTGGCTGACCACCGTCCGGCGGCTGCACCGCACCGACGGTCCCGGCTGGCAGCACGAGGTCGACGAGCTCGCCGGACGGCTGCTGGCGGGCTGCCAGGGAGCGCTGCCGCTGGAGGACCTGATCGAGCTTCTCGCCGCCGCACAAGGACTCTCCGCCGAAGAGCTCTCGGCGAGCGCCGTGCCGGTGGTGCGGGAACTGGTCCGTCACGGCATGTTGCTGCCGGTCCGATGA